The Candidatus Zixiibacteriota bacterium genome has a segment encoding these proteins:
- a CDS encoding type 1 glutamine amidotransferase — MKPILIIQNVDVEKGGAISDFFTRESIPYKQIQSYAVEKLPPINEIRAVVTLGAPFSANDAQKQEFTKEIYRFTAEAIRADIPYLGICYGSQLLAKVLGAAVVPHTSKEIGASTVRLTEAGLSDPLFAGFDPEFPVFQWHGEAFKLPFGSSLLCEGAECKNQAFRKRNAVGIQFHLDSRYDEIPDMCRTSPNDLADVNKSPQSVIAEFETNAARYQSLNDKLLKNFLGL, encoded by the coding sequence ATGAAACCTATCCTCATCATCCAAAATGTCGATGTCGAAAAAGGAGGCGCAATCTCTGACTTTTTCACACGGGAATCAATTCCATACAAACAAATCCAATCCTACGCTGTCGAGAAACTGCCGCCAATAAACGAAATCCGCGCAGTCGTCACCCTCGGAGCGCCCTTTTCTGCTAACGACGCGCAAAAGCAGGAGTTCACCAAAGAGATCTATCGTTTCACTGCCGAAGCCATCAGGGCTGATATTCCGTATCTCGGCATATGTTACGGCTCGCAATTGCTGGCGAAAGTTTTGGGCGCGGCCGTAGTGCCGCACACCTCAAAAGAGATTGGAGCCTCGACGGTGCGTCTGACCGAAGCGGGCTTGTCTGATCCGCTCTTTGCAGGTTTTGATCCGGAGTTTCCGGTTTTTCAGTGGCACGGCGAGGCATTCAAACTTCCTTTCGGCTCGTCGCTTCTGTGCGAAGGCGCCGAGTGCAAAAACCAAGCTTTTCGAAAGCGAAACGCAGTGGGTATCCAGTTCCATCTCGATTCGAGATATGATGAAATACCAGATATGTGCCGGACATCGCCAAACGATTTAGCCGATGTCAATAAATCTCCCCAAAGCGTAATAGCGGAATTCGAAACAAACGCGGCAAGATACCAAAGTCTGAACGACAAACTGCTGAAGAATTTCTTGGGGTTGTGA
- a CDS encoding RimK-like ATPgrasp N-terminal domain-containing protein — translation MALARLKKPLLPDRGVTHDYMAYFSREDCYVNLRGDYYYLGPGYYASQDWEYDKKRVHPTCKESLDGYIVPLFLEKIKLVGLPIPDYYITNGYFEPPVIVDSLNPFMTRQSIVTKQGQQTRVAKSMSRNYTYAISCQELPPGARVGYFRCILGECLTPRYRHLAGAVWRVFRLPLALVRVIVLKDGTILLSALQPLTYGKLNKREKEIIDRLVSWRI, via the coding sequence GTGGCGCTAGCCCGTCTCAAAAAACCACTTCTGCCCGACCGGGGCGTAACCCACGATTACATGGCCTATTTCAGTCGCGAAGACTGTTATGTCAACCTTCGCGGAGATTACTATTATCTCGGCCCGGGCTACTATGCCTCGCAGGATTGGGAATACGACAAAAAACGGGTCCACCCCACCTGCAAAGAATCTCTCGATGGCTATATTGTCCCGCTCTTTTTGGAAAAAATTAAATTGGTCGGACTGCCGATACCGGACTACTATATCACCAACGGCTATTTTGAGCCGCCGGTTATTGTCGATTCGCTCAATCCCTTCATGACCCGCCAGAGTATCGTCACCAAACAGGGACAACAAACGCGGGTGGCAAAGTCGATGTCCCGCAACTATACCTATGCTATCTCCTGCCAGGAACTTCCGCCCGGTGCGCGGGTCGGTTATTTTCGGTGCATTCTCGGCGAATGTCTGACTCCGCGCTACCGCCACCTTGCCGGGGCTGTTTGGCGGGTGTTTCGATTGCCGCTTGCGCTGGTGCGGGTCATTGTCCTCAAGGACGGCACGATACTTTTGAGCGCCCTCCAACCCCTGACCTACGGCAAACTTAACAAGCGAGAAAAAGAAATTATCGACAGGCTGGTCTCATGGCGAATATAG
- a CDS encoding ATP-grasp domain-containing protein yields the protein MANIGIFIERYTVSRSEEMGALMRLAQVALKMNHRVDFLFRPDIYKIPQYQAIFIRTLTDPMNSSYVVARLAQLNGLRVIDDPDSIVICCDKVNMYKRLRMHNVPMPETHFLTEADLNPDIGSSLLKAVSNPLVLKAPNSSFSMYVERVSTPAEFAKVGKRFLRRADRVVAQQFVSSEFDWRVGVLAGKPIYVCQYKIPKKRWKILTYTEDGRQIHGPVKGFDLDKVDQKLLDVAVQATQAIGNGLYGVDLKQVGNDFVVIEVNDNPTIHLGEEDQNAPNIYESLVRYLVGDWK from the coding sequence ATGGCGAATATAGGAATATTCATTGAACGCTATACTGTCAGCCGCTCCGAGGAAATGGGCGCGCTCATGCGATTGGCTCAAGTCGCGCTCAAAATGAACCACCGCGTCGATTTTCTTTTCCGTCCGGATATCTACAAGATTCCGCAGTACCAGGCCATTTTCATTCGTACCCTGACCGATCCGATGAACTCATCCTATGTTGTCGCACGGCTTGCGCAACTAAACGGCCTTCGCGTTATCGATGATCCGGATTCGATTGTTATCTGTTGCGACAAAGTGAATATGTACAAAAGACTTCGCATGCATAATGTCCCTATGCCCGAGACCCACTTTTTGACCGAAGCCGATCTCAATCCGGATATCGGGTCATCACTGCTCAAAGCCGTCTCCAATCCGCTTGTGCTCAAAGCGCCCAATAGCAGTTTCTCGATGTATGTCGAACGGGTCAGCACTCCTGCTGAGTTTGCCAAAGTAGGCAAACGCTTTCTGCGAAGGGCCGATCGGGTCGTTGCCCAGCAGTTTGTTTCATCGGAATTCGACTGGCGGGTAGGCGTTTTGGCCGGAAAACCGATCTATGTCTGCCAGTACAAAATTCCAAAAAAACGCTGGAAGATTTTGACGTATACCGAAGACGGGCGTCAGATTCATGGCCCAGTCAAAGGATTTGACCTCGACAAGGTCGACCAGAAATTGCTCGATGTGGCCGTTCAAGCCACACAGGCAATTGGCAATGGATTGTATGGTGTTGACTTAAAGCAGGTCGGCAATGATTTTGTGGTAATTGAGGTAAACGATAACCCGACTATTCATCTGGGAGAAGAGGACCAAAACGCGCCGAATATCTATGAGAGTCTGGTTCGCTATCTTGTCGGCGACTGGAAATGA